The following coding sequences lie in one Arachis ipaensis cultivar K30076 chromosome B03, Araip1.1, whole genome shotgun sequence genomic window:
- the LOC107632428 gene encoding LOW QUALITY PROTEIN: myb-like protein X (The sequence of the model RefSeq protein was modified relative to this genomic sequence to represent the inferred CDS: deleted 1 base in 1 codon), producing the protein MSRCFPFPPPGYEKEARTDEVDLLKKEKHKEKKHKKEKKDKEKKESKEKREKEGRDGKHKEKKDKKDKHREKKKDRDKDKDKDKVKVKEKDRDKAKVLDRDNSKTGTADDKEFPRHAEGPNVGKAYQKDSRQNDKKGTLVEEKPAKQHTIDNGEKARQNNHLAKENKDSKILMELDRMVRGGNGGTENHLVQFTNIDHRKEEEAVRFVGKGSGAWLDGKEKLKDKAFIAKKIDGKGIPAQDRPIANAAVQNHVGNFHPRVDGAPKVLEKNRTLEAGNKGKEKKDEVKEKVKEKKDEGKEKVKEKKDEKRREKRKDREKEKKGHGKDKDRDKEKKKEEKAMEHTEVKNIELNKSKECNKAGPIGLNSLSQVKNGHENAVTGENPKKRKDVESNGVPRANDNWPSKLPRPSSSHLFAENGRILEPCQISIPNASDRQGGAAPNVKIENKAGKINGIIDTQPFEVPSNKSHIAPPAPAEPVIGATIKPPHPDTKYLSQVYSIPKMEEWSGFDDQEWLFGSSNFPETRRVVGSSEVTEPHQVWSEGLHIEPVDVFALPYVIPY; encoded by the exons ATGTCGCGGTGCTTTCCATTTCCACCACCAGGATATGAAAAGGAAGCTAGAACAGATGAAGTAGACTTGTTAAAAAAG GAAAAgcacaaagaaaagaaacataaaaaggagaaaaaggacaaagaaaagaaagaaagtaaggagaagagagaaaaagaaggaagggatGGAAAACATAAGGAAAAGAAGGACAAAAAGGATAAAcacagagaaaagaagaaagatagAGACAAGGACAAGGACAAGGACAAGGTCAAGGTCAAGGAGAAGGATAGGGACAAGGCAAAGGTCTTAGATAGAGATAACAGTAAAACAGGCACTGCAGACGACAAAGAATTTCCACGACATGCTGAGGGTCCAAATGTGGGTAAAGCCTACCAAAAGGATTCCAGGCAAAATGATAAGAAGGGTACTCTTGTTGAGGAGAAACCTGCCAAACAGCATACCATTGACAATGGGGAGAAGGCCAGACAAAACAATCATCTGGCTAAGGAGAACAAGGATTCTAAAATCCTCATGGAGTTGGATAGGATGGTTAGGGGTGGTAACGGAGGAACTGAAAATCATTTGGTTCAGTTCACAAATATAGACCACAGGAAAGAGGAGGAGGCTGTTAGGTTTGTGGGAAAGGGCAGTGGTGCTTGGCTTGATGGTAAGGAAAAACTCAAGGATAAGGCTTTTATTGCTAAGAAGATCGATGGAAAAGGAATCCCGGCTCAAGACCGACCTATTGCAAATGCAGCTGTTCAGAATCATGTTGGAAATTTTCATCCCAGAGTTGATGGAGCACCCAAAGTTTTGGAGAAGAATAGGACTTTGGAAGCTGGAAATAAAGG TAAGGAAAAAAAAGATGAAGTAAAAGAAAAGGTTAAGGAAAAGAAagatgaaggaaaagaaaaggttaAGGAAAAAAAAGACGAAAAAcggagagaaaaaaggaaagatagagagaaggagaaaaaagGGCATGGAAAGGACAAAGACAGGgacaaagagaagaaaaaagaggagaaagCTATGGAGCATACCGAAGTTAAAAACATAGAGCTCAATAAATCAAAAGAATGCAACAAAGCTGGTCCTATAGGTTTAAATTCTTTGTCACAAGTCAAGAACGGCCATGAGAATGCTGTTACTGGTGAAAATCCCAAGAAACGAAAGGATGTTGAATCAAATGGAGTTCCACGTG CCAATGACAATTGGCCTAGTAAGCTGCCAAGACCATCTTCCTCTCACCTGTTCGCCGAAAATGGAAGGATATTGGAACCATGCCAAATTTCCATTCCAAATGCATCTGACAGGCAAGGAGGAGCAGCCCCTAATGTTAAGATAGAAAACAAGGCAGGCAAGATAAACGGCATCATTGACACTCAGCCGTTTGAAGTTCCCTCAAACAAGAGCCATATTGCTCCTCCTGCACCAGCTGAACCGGTCATTGGAGCAACCATAAAACCCCCTCATCCGGATACCAAGTACCTAAGCCAGGTATATTCAATCCCGAAAATGGAGGAGTGGTCTGGTTTCGATGATCAAGAATGGTTGTTTGGTAGCAGTAATTTTCCAGAAACGAGACGTGTGGTGGGATCTTCTGAGGTTACAGAACCACATCAAGTATGGTCAGAAGGTTTGCACATAGAGCCAGTAGATGTCTTTGCTCTGCCATATGTCATTCCATACTGA